One genomic region from Spirosoma sp. KCTC 42546 encodes:
- a CDS encoding glycerophosphodiester phosphodiesterase, giving the protein MKNISVLGLLLCSQVLMAQPKLDRQGHRGCRGLMPENTIPAMKKALDLGVQTLELDVVISKDKQVVVSHDTYMSADIALKPDGKPVTAEEQKQLNLYQLTYAEIKKFDVGSKPHPQFGQQQKFPAYKPLLANLIDSVNTYAKAKGIPLPLFNIEIKSMPTTDGVYHPEPKEFVELVLTVCKAKNLGKQLTIQSFDVRPLQLIHKQSPEIPLSYLTANAKSLADNLATLGFTPHAYSPYYKTVTAEVVKACHQQGMVIIPWTVNSKVDIDSLIQLGVDGIISDYPNLFL; this is encoded by the coding sequence ATGAAAAATATAAGCGTATTGGGGTTGCTGTTGTGTTCGCAGGTGCTGATGGCTCAACCCAAATTGGATCGTCAGGGGCACCGGGGTTGCCGGGGGCTCATGCCAGAAAATACCATTCCGGCAATGAAAAAAGCGCTCGACCTGGGTGTTCAAACACTGGAGTTGGATGTCGTGATCTCGAAAGACAAACAGGTGGTTGTATCGCATGATACGTATATGTCGGCAGACATCGCGCTGAAACCAGACGGCAAGCCGGTTACGGCAGAGGAGCAGAAGCAGCTTAATTTGTATCAGCTGACGTACGCCGAGATAAAGAAGTTCGATGTAGGTAGTAAACCGCATCCTCAGTTCGGGCAGCAGCAGAAATTCCCGGCCTACAAACCGCTGCTTGCCAACCTGATCGACTCGGTGAATACCTACGCCAAAGCGAAAGGGATACCCTTGCCGCTATTCAATATCGAGATTAAGTCAATGCCGACTACGGATGGGGTGTATCATCCGGAACCAAAGGAATTTGTCGAGCTGGTACTGACGGTTTGCAAAGCTAAGAACTTGGGTAAGCAACTGACTATCCAATCGTTCGATGTTCGTCCGTTGCAGTTGATCCATAAGCAATCGCCTGAAATTCCTCTGTCTTACCTGACAGCCAATGCCAAATCACTGGCTGATAATTTAGCTACATTGGGTTTCACTCCGCATGCGTACAGTCCATACTACAAAACGGTAACCGCAGAGGTTGTAAAAGCCTGCCATCAGCAAGGTATGGTGATTATTCCCTGGACAGTAAACAGCAAAGTTGACATAGACAGCCTCATCCAGTTAGGTGTCGACGGTATCATTTCAGATTACCCTAATTTGTTTCTTTAA
- a CDS encoding TonB-dependent receptor, with product MKKYIRTAFWLFLFSVYFINKTAAQTTQASISGIISEKQKSPLPGATVQVRNESTGFTTGTVTNAKGEYSFKELPLGGPYTVLATFVGFGNQERTGYALNQGDAIRVNLNMEENGQTLEVVQVVASGLKNKVENLGAATAISAKSIASLPVNGRNFTSLMDLSPLSRGGNISGQLGSSTNYTIDGMNAKNPTSAGATTSRSGAPYSISIEAVREFKVVTNQYDVIYGRSGGGTVSAVTKAGTNKLSGSIFNYTRANWLSSPYDIRGNDRKINFSTNQFGFSLGGPIIKDKLHYFLVWDHQQDSRPLIIADVQSAADETRFNVTRATLDRFVDIARTKYGTANTPQYGSFDKPRSSDAAFARIDWQINRNNLLTIRNNYTRDLNKLGLVDNTTINIYESTGNDFNWDNSLLATLRTSLTPKVTNELKLQHLYTYQKSSPGDQLPAANIPRAIVEGVTSTIAGATRSTNIQMGGHRFAQEGFDNNVLQLVDNLYYNTDKIQYTFGLDLMYTRAHSLYGSEVNGRFHYTVDAAAGLTALDKFEKLQPYRYYREVPLVADPSVVGKTLNAGLYGQMSTKLALGLEMTAGLRFDYAHYPSSPLNQLVFDELKLRTDNKLKSFVVQPRLQLTWDVNENHTDFVRFGAGVFASDINNYVVINNLTFDGKHLATVDVRAPNIPTPDFAAYRANYNSIPSLDAFQLPTINMTGADARTPVLYKANLSYSRYLTDKLKVGIAGYASLARHNYMYVDRNMVTDPFFRLANEDNRGVYVPLSTMPTNGAGDWLQGRISQKLGRVLELNSQGKVNQFALVADATYQYYKDAEFSVSYTWNDTKDNTSFNGNVANTATLSLPVKDDPRDLTKMSYSDNQFRHKVVFYGTLPSFLGITVGIRYSGIGGTRYTLLSGANSNADFVAGTNDLAFIFDRNSEAVPANVKTGLQAILDNPDASQSIKNYINAYSGKIAERNGGINGFYGIFDIRASKRFRLYKTHTLELSADVFNFANLLNKTWGANKSLGTQALYALGIPATSTTPAIAGFDKTNQQFVYRVNTAGVVTPSGDPYQLQLGARYSF from the coding sequence ATGAAAAAATATATACGTACTGCCTTCTGGCTATTTCTCTTTTCGGTCTACTTCATCAATAAAACAGCAGCGCAAACAACCCAGGCTTCCATTTCAGGCATTATTTCAGAGAAACAAAAGTCGCCCTTGCCGGGGGCTACCGTTCAGGTTCGAAACGAATCGACCGGATTTACAACTGGAACGGTAACGAATGCAAAGGGCGAATACTCATTTAAGGAATTACCATTGGGCGGGCCTTATACAGTACTCGCTACATTTGTTGGATTTGGCAATCAGGAACGAACAGGCTATGCTCTGAATCAGGGCGATGCTATCCGGGTAAACCTCAACATGGAGGAGAATGGCCAGACTCTTGAGGTTGTCCAGGTAGTGGCCTCTGGTCTCAAAAACAAAGTTGAAAATCTGGGAGCCGCCACTGCCATTTCGGCTAAGTCAATTGCTTCTCTTCCGGTCAACGGACGAAATTTTACGTCCTTAATGGACTTGTCCCCATTAAGTAGAGGAGGTAACATTTCGGGGCAGCTTGGGTCATCAACCAACTACACCATTGATGGCATGAATGCCAAAAACCCGACTTCTGCGGGGGCAACCACGAGCCGAAGCGGTGCGCCTTACTCGATTTCTATCGAAGCCGTTCGGGAATTTAAAGTGGTTACCAACCAGTACGATGTTATTTACGGACGTAGTGGCGGGGGTACCGTGAGCGCAGTTACAAAAGCAGGTACTAACAAATTGAGTGGCAGTATATTCAATTATACGCGCGCCAATTGGCTGTCAAGCCCGTATGATATCCGGGGGAACGATCGCAAAATTAACTTTTCAACCAATCAGTTTGGCTTTTCGCTGGGTGGCCCTATCATCAAGGATAAACTACATTATTTTCTCGTTTGGGATCACCAGCAGGACTCGCGCCCGCTGATTATTGCAGACGTGCAGTCTGCCGCTGATGAGACCCGGTTCAATGTAACCAGAGCTACCCTCGACAGATTTGTGGACATTGCCCGGACTAAATACGGAACTGCCAATACACCCCAGTATGGTTCATTTGATAAGCCCCGGAGTTCTGATGCCGCTTTTGCCCGGATCGACTGGCAGATCAATCGGAATAACCTGCTGACGATTCGAAATAACTACACCCGGGATTTGAACAAGCTTGGGCTGGTCGATAATACGACCATCAACATCTACGAATCGACAGGGAATGATTTTAACTGGGATAACAGTCTGTTGGCTACGCTGCGCACCTCGCTGACGCCAAAGGTTACGAACGAACTGAAACTTCAACACCTGTACACCTACCAGAAAAGTAGCCCTGGCGATCAATTACCAGCGGCTAATATTCCCAGAGCTATTGTGGAAGGGGTTACATCAACGATTGCTGGTGCCACCCGGTCTACAAACATCCAGATGGGAGGCCACCGGTTTGCGCAGGAGGGTTTTGATAATAATGTGCTGCAACTGGTTGATAATCTGTATTATAATACGGACAAAATCCAGTACACATTTGGCCTTGACCTGATGTATACGCGGGCTCACTCGTTGTACGGTAGTGAAGTAAACGGTCGATTCCACTATACCGTCGATGCCGCTGCCGGGCTGACGGCCCTGGATAAGTTTGAGAAACTACAGCCCTACCGCTATTATCGGGAGGTGCCGCTGGTAGCCGACCCCAGTGTTGTTGGTAAAACCCTGAATGCTGGACTTTACGGTCAAATGAGCACGAAACTGGCGCTGGGCCTGGAGATGACGGCTGGCTTACGTTTCGACTACGCTCACTATCCATCGTCTCCTTTGAATCAACTGGTATTTGATGAGCTTAAACTTCGCACCGACAATAAACTTAAATCCTTTGTTGTGCAACCGCGCTTGCAGTTAACCTGGGATGTCAATGAAAATCATACGGATTTTGTTCGTTTCGGGGCGGGGGTATTTGCTTCCGATATCAACAACTATGTGGTTATCAATAACCTTACGTTCGATGGGAAACACCTGGCTACGGTAGATGTCCGGGCACCAAATATCCCAACGCCTGATTTCGCAGCCTATCGGGCTAACTACAACAGCATTCCATCACTGGATGCTTTTCAACTCCCTACCATTAACATGACCGGGGCCGATGCCCGCACACCTGTTCTGTACAAAGCCAACCTCTCGTATAGCCGTTACCTGACCGATAAGTTAAAAGTGGGTATTGCTGGATACGCTAGTCTGGCTCGTCATAACTACATGTATGTCGATCGGAACATGGTGACCGATCCATTTTTTCGATTGGCCAATGAAGACAATCGGGGGGTGTATGTGCCACTAAGCACAATGCCAACAAACGGTGCAGGTGACTGGCTGCAGGGGCGTATTAGTCAGAAACTAGGCCGGGTATTGGAGCTGAACAGCCAGGGGAAAGTTAATCAGTTTGCCCTCGTTGCCGACGCTACCTACCAGTACTATAAAGATGCTGAGTTTTCGGTAAGCTATACCTGGAATGATACGAAAGACAATACATCGTTCAACGGAAACGTAGCCAATACGGCTACGCTGTCTTTACCTGTTAAAGATGACCCACGGGACCTTACTAAAATGTCGTATTCTGATAATCAGTTCCGTCATAAGGTTGTCTTCTACGGTACCTTACCCAGCTTCCTGGGTATTACGGTGGGCATTCGGTATTCGGGAATTGGCGGAACGCGGTATACGTTATTATCGGGTGCCAACAGCAATGCCGATTTCGTTGCCGGAACGAATGACCTGGCCTTTATTTTCGACAGAAATAGTGAAGCAGTTCCTGCTAATGTAAAAACAGGGTTACAGGCCATTCTGGATAATCCCGACGCGAGTCAGAGTATCAAGAATTATATCAATGCTTACTCGGGTAAAATTGCGGAGCGGAATGGAGGCATCAACGGCTTTTATGGCATATTCGATATTCGGGCCAGCAAACGTTTTCGATTGTATAAAACGCACACCCTTGAGCTATCGGCAGATGTGTTCAACTTTGCCAACCTGCTGAATAAGACCTGGGGTGCCAATAAGTCGTTGGGTACCCAGGCGTTATATGCATTGGGTATTCCAGCCACATCAACTACCCCGGCTATTGCCGGATTTGATAAGACGAATCAACAGTTTGTATACCGGGTAAATACGGCAGGTGTGGTAACGCCATCGGGTGATCCGTATCAACTTCAACTGGGTGCCCGTTATAGTTTTTAA
- a CDS encoding T9SS type A sorting domain-containing protein: MKTLIKSLAFALTLGFVTSAASFAETNPGGRPSSEGSYQSAIYTTNSGKLSIALDKQAGSAVDIRFTNTAGEVLYSKHLGKNESKYRTRLNLSDLPDGVYQVEITSGVEKTMHSVTISTQQPQAPSRVIAMK; the protein is encoded by the coding sequence ATGAAAACGCTTATCAAATCACTCGCATTCGCTCTTACACTGGGTTTTGTTACATCGGCCGCATCGTTCGCTGAAACCAATCCAGGTGGTCGTCCATCGTCTGAAGGTTCCTACCAATCGGCCATCTACACAACGAATAGCGGTAAACTTAGCATTGCACTGGATAAGCAAGCCGGTAGTGCTGTAGACATTCGCTTTACGAATACAGCCGGTGAAGTTTTATATAGCAAACACCTGGGTAAAAACGAAAGCAAATACCGCACCCGACTGAATCTGAGTGATTTGCCCGATGGCGTTTATCAGGTAGAGATTACAAGCGGTGTCGAAAAAACGATGCATAGTGTAACAATCTCTACCCAACAACCACAGGCACCTAGTCGTGTTATCGCGATGAAGTAA
- a CDS encoding DUF1800 family protein, whose product MENTDTQVQLEPFRAKWTADDVKHLLRRTMFGAKPDDVSHIQTLSLRKALNELLADEPAPTPPINNYNDDKFTDDEIMPGETWTTSINYDGMNNGRRKNSFKAWWLGLMLSQTPTLREKMVVFWHNHFVTETNMVDNALMCYRNNALIRTHALGNFKDLVKAMTKDPAMLKYLNGTSNNKKAPDENYGRELQELFTVGKGPGSHYTEADVKAAAKVLTGFRNDTTTFVSLFDPGRHDSSDKVFSDFYQNTTIKGRRGPEGEQELDDLLTLIFAQDEVARFICRKLYRYFVYHQIDTDTEATIITPLAAVFRKNNYEIKPVLRDLLGSQHFFAATNRGALIKSPLDYTVGLCREYGITFPDATNYTDQYGLWLAIQNQTASMQQNIGDPPNVAGWPAYYQEPMFDKLWVNSDTLPKRNVFSDNMTNGNIGRNGKKLMIDVVAFTQSLPNPADPVALIDDAVRRLYAIELPDKDKQYIKTSILLSGLQGGMSDHYWTQAWQNLTVTPDDAANKTNVIKKLKSLYKYLMNLPQYQLT is encoded by the coding sequence ATGGAGAACACAGACACCCAGGTTCAACTTGAGCCGTTTCGGGCTAAATGGACGGCTGACGACGTAAAACATCTGCTCCGACGGACAATGTTCGGAGCGAAACCCGACGACGTTTCGCATATACAGACGCTCTCGCTCCGCAAGGCTCTCAACGAATTGCTGGCCGATGAGCCCGCCCCTACCCCACCTATCAATAACTACAACGATGATAAATTCACCGATGATGAAATCATGCCCGGCGAAACCTGGACAACATCCATTAACTATGATGGCATGAATAACGGTCGGCGGAAAAACTCGTTCAAAGCGTGGTGGCTGGGACTGATGCTGAGTCAAACCCCTACTCTCCGCGAAAAGATGGTAGTATTCTGGCACAATCATTTCGTTACGGAGACTAACATGGTTGACAATGCTCTGATGTGCTACCGGAATAACGCATTGATCCGTACGCACGCGCTGGGCAATTTCAAAGACCTGGTAAAGGCCATGACGAAAGACCCCGCCATGCTGAAATACCTGAACGGTACATCCAACAACAAAAAAGCACCCGACGAAAATTACGGTCGCGAATTGCAGGAGTTGTTTACCGTGGGGAAAGGACCCGGCTCGCACTATACCGAAGCGGATGTAAAAGCAGCCGCCAAAGTCTTGACCGGCTTTCGGAATGATACCACTACGTTCGTTAGTCTGTTTGATCCCGGTCGGCATGATAGTAGTGATAAAGTGTTTTCGGACTTTTATCAGAACACAACAATCAAGGGCCGACGAGGTCCAGAAGGTGAACAGGAACTGGACGATCTGCTCACCCTGATTTTTGCGCAGGACGAAGTAGCACGCTTTATCTGCCGAAAACTCTACCGGTATTTCGTCTATCATCAGATCGACACCGATACCGAAGCAACTATTATTACACCTCTGGCGGCCGTTTTTCGAAAAAACAACTACGAGATCAAACCGGTGCTGCGTGACTTGTTAGGGAGCCAGCATTTTTTTGCCGCAACCAATCGGGGAGCCCTCATTAAAAGTCCGCTCGATTATACCGTGGGGCTTTGCCGGGAATATGGGATCACATTCCCCGACGCCACCAACTATACCGATCAGTATGGGTTGTGGTTAGCCATCCAGAACCAAACCGCCAGCATGCAACAGAATATCGGAGATCCACCGAATGTAGCCGGTTGGCCCGCTTATTATCAGGAACCCATGTTCGATAAACTCTGGGTAAACTCCGATACGCTCCCCAAACGCAATGTATTTTCGGACAACATGACCAACGGCAACATTGGTCGTAATGGAAAGAAATTGATGATCGATGTAGTCGCCTTTACGCAGTCCTTACCCAACCCCGCCGATCCGGTGGCACTTATTGATGATGCCGTCCGGCGACTCTATGCTATTGAGTTGCCGGATAAAGACAAGCAATATATCAAAACCAGCATTTTGCTATCAGGCTTACAGGGCGGCATGTCGGATCACTACTGGACGCAGGCCTGGCAAAACCTGACTGTCACGCCCGATGATGCAGCTAATAAAACCAACGTAATAAAGAAGTTAAAAAGCCTGTACAAATACCTGATGAATTTGCCTCAGTATCAACTAACATAA